From one Planktothrix sp. FACHB-1365 genomic stretch:
- a CDS encoding metallophosphoesterase yields MQFVFDPPIATKINKMKERVRWQDPLIVNQGIDQTSLVIDDGKNQDTEFSFLVIGDSGTGYKPNPSPQRKVAELLLENQENCRFIVHTGDVVYLVGSSEYYPDNFIHPYREFLVGGENPKKISYDQMVFNLPFLPVLGNHDYYDLPWFYSLLAQLIWLPRHLLFSKFDFDIGWHGSFQGKAYAQAFLDYLVTINPLQLQHHLEQYYTAKTNTGRCLRYQPGLFTRLPNRYYTFRYGGIDFFALDSNTFNDPEPLPNTLQGEDLRSQLQQRSNTIELEKQQFMKELDILQGQPGKSDEIVHDYLEKIEQLEEQKMDIQKQLNAPQDITIDFEQLNWLKQRLIESWHTSEVRGRVLYFHHPPYVTEATKWNQAQTIAVRNNLRYVLNEVSNTIGNLTENRPIVDLVLNGHAHCLEHLYTGNTGFADSYIHWLICGGSGYSLRRQRPEGNQLMEFFETETGVKSRSIAESLLFVGRTGLGREKRRPYSGLRIDVLAGKSPKFRVKPLITERFKGRWNTQEQNAFML; encoded by the coding sequence ATGCAGTTTGTATTTGATCCCCCCATTGCCACAAAAATAAATAAAATGAAAGAGCGGGTTCGTTGGCAAGATCCGTTAATTGTGAATCAAGGTATTGATCAAACCTCTTTAGTCATTGATGATGGAAAAAATCAGGATACTGAATTTTCATTTTTAGTGATAGGAGATAGTGGAACAGGCTATAAACCGAATCCAAGTCCTCAACGAAAAGTTGCAGAATTGTTATTAGAAAATCAGGAGAATTGTCGTTTTATTGTTCATACGGGAGATGTTGTTTATTTAGTGGGTTCGAGTGAATATTACCCCGATAATTTTATTCATCCCTATCGAGAATTTTTAGTGGGAGGTGAAAACCCTAAAAAAATTAGTTATGATCAAATGGTATTTAATTTACCTTTTTTACCCGTTTTAGGTAATCATGATTATTATGATTTACCTTGGTTTTATAGTTTATTAGCTCAGTTGATTTGGTTACCTCGTCATCTGTTATTTTCTAAATTTGATTTTGATATTGGTTGGCATGGTTCGTTTCAAGGAAAAGCTTATGCTCAAGCGTTTTTAGATTATTTAGTAACAATTAATCCTTTACAACTTCAACACCATTTAGAGCAATATTATACCGCTAAAACGAATACAGGTCGATGTCTGCGCTATCAACCCGGACTGTTTACCCGTTTACCTAATCGTTACTATACCTTTCGTTATGGCGGAATTGATTTTTTTGCCTTAGATTCTAATACCTTTAATGATCCTGAACCCTTACCGAATACCCTTCAGGGGGAAGATTTGCGATCGCAATTGCAGCAACGATCTAATACAATTGAATTGGAAAAACAACAATTCATGAAAGAATTAGATATCCTTCAAGGTCAGCCGGGAAAAAGCGATGAAATTGTTCATGATTATTTAGAAAAAATAGAACAATTAGAAGAACAAAAAATGGATATTCAGAAACAACTGAATGCTCCTCAAGATATTACGATTGATTTTGAACAACTGAACTGGTTAAAACAACGTTTAATTGAATCTTGGCATACTTCAGAAGTGCGAGGACGAGTGCTGTATTTCCATCATCCTCCTTATGTTACAGAAGCCACAAAATGGAATCAAGCTCAAACTATTGCTGTGCGAAATAACTTGCGTTATGTTTTAAATGAAGTGTCTAATACCATTGGCAACCTTACAGAAAATCGCCCAATTGTAGATTTAGTTTTGAATGGTCATGCTCATTGTTTAGAACATTTATATACCGGAAATACAGGCTTTGCAGATTCCTATATTCATTGGTTAATTTGTGGTGGAAGTGGCTATAGTTTACGCCGACAACGCCCCGAAGGAAATCAATTAATGGAGTTTTTTGAAACCGAAACAGGTGTAAAATCGCGCTCAATTGCGGAATCGTTATTATTTGTGGGTCGCACAGGTTTAGGTCGAGAAAAACGCCGTCCCTATTCAGGTTTACGCATTGATGTTTTAGCGGGAAAATCACCTAAATTTCGGGTAAAACCCTTAATTACAGAACGATTTAAAGGTCGATGGAATACCCAAGAACAGAACGCTTTTATGCTTTAA
- a CDS encoding N-acetylmuramoyl-L-alanine amidase yields the protein MKQILGLTAMISLALSSSVSAEQPLYVAYPPDDYKTTSDRIFLIGTAAHEGEVSINGQVISRSPAGHFAPTVRLQLGENTFILRYKNQKIKLNITRISTEATPLETVSFLKDSLTPSENIAILPGELVCFSAIAPQKATVSVKLAGQTIPLSSQSQSLELPDNKAVLTGQNQPIKANTVKYQGCGVIANNLSFSADKKILDLGKPEYQLTLNNQTLTQNATGQISILSPTQFEIAEVIVEEGTARTGPSTDNSRLTPLPKGTRAQIIGRQGEFLRLDYGGWIKANETRITTEPIPPNSLIRSASSRQVGDWLEVSFPLQTPVPITVKQEDQSFTLTLYNTTAQTDTIRFNDNALISRMDWQPVLFPLGEKAQDAVQYTFHFKTKQQWGYKLRYEGTTLVLSFKNPPQLQSNLPLSGLNILIDPGHGSQNDLGAKGPTGYPEKDVNLVVSKLLEAELIKRGASVFMTRQGDEDLYPQDRVKMINQQEPDLSISIHYNALPDNGDAIKTKGVSTFWYNPQAHSLAAFLHHYLVKALNRPSYGVFWNNLALTRPTVAPSVLLELGFMINPEEFEWIVNPQEQQKLAITLADGIVEWVKLTQ from the coding sequence ATGAAACAGATTCTAGGATTAACAGCTATGATCAGTTTGGCTTTGTCATCTTCAGTATCGGCAGAACAACCTTTATATGTTGCTTATCCACCCGATGATTACAAAACAACATCTGACCGTATTTTTTTAATTGGAACGGCGGCACACGAAGGAGAAGTGTCAATTAATGGTCAAGTTATTTCCCGAAGTCCTGCTGGTCACTTTGCACCCACTGTTCGATTGCAGCTTGGGGAAAACACTTTCATTCTACGCTATAAAAATCAAAAAATCAAACTCAATATTACTCGAATTTCAACGGAAGCTACTCCCTTAGAAACGGTAAGCTTTTTAAAGGATTCATTGACTCCCTCTGAGAATATCGCTATACTTCCAGGGGAGCTTGTTTGTTTTAGTGCGATCGCTCCGCAAAAGGCAACGGTTTCTGTTAAATTAGCCGGACAAACAATTCCGTTATCCTCACAATCTCAAAGCTTAGAATTACCCGATAACAAAGCCGTTTTAACCGGACAGAATCAACCTATCAAAGCCAATACTGTAAAATATCAAGGTTGTGGTGTCATTGCCAACAATTTAAGTTTTTCAGCAGATAAAAAAATATTAGATTTAGGCAAACCTGAGTATCAATTAACCCTGAATAATCAGACCCTGACTCAAAATGCAACCGGGCAAATTTCTATTCTTTCTCCCACTCAATTTGAAATCGCTGAAGTGATTGTGGAGGAAGGAACCGCACGCACCGGGCCTAGTACCGATAATTCTCGTTTAACCCCCTTACCTAAAGGAACTCGTGCTCAAATTATAGGACGACAAGGGGAGTTTTTACGGCTTGATTATGGGGGGTGGATTAAAGCAAATGAAACCCGAATTACCACCGAACCCATACCCCCGAATTCTTTAATTAGAAGTGCAAGTTCTCGCCAAGTTGGAGACTGGTTAGAAGTGTCATTTCCCCTCCAAACACCTGTTCCAATAACGGTTAAACAAGAAGATCAAAGTTTCACTTTAACCCTCTATAATACAACGGCTCAAACGGATACAATTCGTTTTAATGATAATGCTTTAATTTCCCGTATGGATTGGCAACCTGTGTTATTTCCTTTGGGAGAAAAAGCACAAGATGCGGTGCAATATACCTTTCATTTTAAAACAAAACAACAATGGGGTTATAAATTGCGTTATGAGGGGACAACCTTAGTTTTATCTTTCAAAAATCCCCCGCAATTACAATCTAATTTACCTTTATCGGGATTAAATATTTTAATTGATCCCGGTCATGGGAGTCAAAATGATTTAGGAGCAAAAGGGCCAACAGGTTATCCCGAAAAAGATGTTAATTTAGTGGTTTCTAAACTATTAGAAGCAGAATTAATTAAACGGGGTGCTTCGGTTTTTATGACCCGCCAAGGGGATGAGGATTTGTATCCCCAAGACCGAGTAAAAATGATTAATCAACAGGAACCGGATTTATCAATTTCTATTCATTATAATGCTTTACCCGATAATGGAGATGCGATTAAAACAAAAGGAGTGAGTACCTTTTGGTATAACCCCCAAGCTCATAGTTTAGCAGCATTTTTACATCACTATTTAGTAAAGGCATTAAACCGTCCGTCCTATGGGGTCTTTTGGAATAATTTAGCCTTAACTCGTCCTACGGTTGCGCCATCGGTTTTACTGGAATTAGGATTTATGATTAATCCAGAGGAATTTGAATGGATTGTTAATCCCCAAGAACAACAAAAATTAGCTATAACTTTAGCAGATGGGATAGTAGAGTGGGTAAAATTAACCCAATAA
- a CDS encoding KGK domain-containing protein, with product MNHEFFSLTEDEYIVKLGKDTFTISRLKELIAIQFEEHIMNYGDFFNLTFSPAKHDAFCFDMRSVQLMFPFEGMSGYLLPLGSKDWISGQVRIQANLNSDPETLNQNFSVEIQFAADEPRLMNLFHYPSDFQEEPNSNHKMSSCHLVHQS from the coding sequence ATGAATCATGAGTTTTTTAGCTTAACTGAAGATGAGTATATTGTTAAGCTAGGGAAAGATACCTTCACAATTTCACGATTAAAAGAATTAATTGCGATTCAGTTTGAAGAGCATATTATGAATTACGGAGACTTTTTTAATTTGACATTTTCTCCAGCCAAGCATGATGCTTTTTGCTTTGATATGCGGAGTGTTCAGTTAATGTTTCCGTTTGAAGGAATGAGTGGTTATTTATTACCATTAGGCTCTAAAGATTGGATTTCAGGTCAAGTTAGAATTCAAGCGAATTTAAACTCAGATCCCGAAACTTTGAATCAAAATTTTTCCGTCGAGATTCAGTTTGCAGCCGATGAACCTCGATTAATGAATCTCTTTCATTATCCTAGTGATTTTCAGGAAGAACCTAATTCTAATCACAAAATGTCTTCCTGTCAT